Proteins encoded together in one Xiphophorus maculatus strain JP 163 A chromosome 13, X_maculatus-5.0-male, whole genome shotgun sequence window:
- the LOC102228548 gene encoding lactose-binding lectin l-2-like → MMWFLFLFGLALAAEPPSNGQKLKLLRGGCPLFWFSFEGRCYKYFGSRVTWGEAELHCVSEGANLVSIHSLNEHNFVNFLIKNFDPTQSWTWIGLTDMHKEGGWIWSDGSKYTFSLWNSGQPDNAGGNEHCGHTNYGNNFYWNDHVCSNRFASVCATRTVCP, encoded by the coding sequence ATGATGtggttcctcttcctgtttggtCTGGCTCTGGCTGCTGAGCCTCCTTCAAATGGacagaaactgaagctgctgcGTGGCGGCTGCCCCTTGTTCTGGTTCAGCTTCGAGGGTCGCTGCTACAAGTACTTTGGCTCAAGAGTGACCTGGGGAGAAGCAGAGCTCCACTGTGTGTCTGAAGGAGCCAACCTGGTTTCCATCCACAGCCTAAATGAACAcaattttgtcaattttttgATCAAGAACTTTGATCCTACTCAGTCATGGACCTGGATTGGACTCACTGACATGCATAAGGAAGGAGGGTGGATATGGTCCGATGGGTCTAAATACACATTTTCCCTTTGGAATTCTGGACAGCCTGACAATGCTGGTGGAAATGAACACTGTGGACACACCAACTACGGAAACAATTTTTACTGGAACGATCATGTGTGCTCAAATAGATTTGCTTCTGTGTGTGCAACTCGTACAGTTTGTCCCTAA